Genomic segment of Candidatus Deferrimicrobiaceae bacterium:
TGCCTCCAAAAGCCGGATCGTCCCGAGAATATTCACCTCCGCGTCGACCATCGGATCCGCGACGGAAGCCCGCACGTTGATCTGGGCCGCGTGGTGGTTGACGACTTCGGGGCGGAAGGTCCGGATCGCCTCCACCGCCGTGTCCGATCCGATGTCGCAAAGGACGAACCGGGCGGCCGCGGGAACGTTTTCCTTCTTGCCCGACGAAAGGTTGTCGATGACGAATAGCTCGTGCCCGGCTTCTGCATAGGCGTCCGCGATGTTCGATCCGATGAAACCGGCGCCCCCCGTCAACAGGATTTTCATGAGCCCTCCTCCTTTTGCCGTTCGGTCCGGAGGAAATCGAGTACGGCATCCTCCCAGCGCCTCGGGGCGACCCCGGTTGCCTCCCGGTATTTTTTCTTGCTGAGCACGGCATAGAGAGGTCGCGGCGCGGGGTACGTCTCCCGGGAAAGGTCCGACGTGGATAGGGGCGACAGGCGTGCCTCCCGTTTCCCGGCATGCGCGAGAAGGAACGACGCATAATCGAAAAACGTGGTTTCCCCCTCGTTGGAAAAATGGAATGTCCCCCGCGCCCCGGCATCCAGAAGACGCTTCACGGCGTCGGAAAGATCCCGGGTGTAGGTCGGGGACCCCTTCTGGTCGGACACGACCGCCAGTTCCTCCCCTCTCCCTGCCCGCTCGAGGATGGAGAGGAGAAAATTCCCTCCGTGGGCCCCGAACAGCCACTGGGTGCGCAGGAGAAGAGAACCCGGGGCGACCTCCCGCAACGCCTCCTCGGCGGCGAGTTTGCTCCTGCCGTATGCCGACAGCGGTCCCGGAGGGTCGCTTTCCTCGTAGGGTCGGTCCGACGTACCGTCGAACACGTAGTCCGTCCCGAACGTGACGAGCAACGCCCCGTGCGCCCGACAGGCCAGCGCCACGTTCCGGGTCCCCCCCGCGTTGAGAGCGAAGGCGGCCTCCTCCTCCGCTTCCGCCCGGTCCACGGCCGTGTAGGCGGCGCAGTGAACGACCACGTGCGGGGCAAATCCGCCGATCACGCGCATGCACTCCTCCGCGCGGGCAACGTCGCACTCCTCCCGGTCGGTTGCCAGGATCTCGTATTCCCCGGAAAACGATCGAACGATGTCCCGGCCGAGCAACCCGTTGGCCCCGGTGATCAACATCCTTTTCTTCCGTGCGGCCGGTCTGTGACTTGCCATTCGCGTCCCGCCCCCGAGTCCGCCCCTACATCCCGACCGTCCCGATTCCGGTCAGCCCGAAGGTAATGCGGAAACTGGTCTCGTCGGGCCGGGTCTTCCGGTTCACCACGAACCCCACGCTCCAGCATTCGCTGCGCGGGAAAAACGTAAGCTTCGCCGATCCATCGGTCAGCTCCTGATTTTGCAAGGAATAGCTCGCCGACGTCTCCAGCCCGAGAAACCGGAACAGACGAAAGTTGAGCAGGGCGTGAACATCCTCCGACAGCTCCCGGGTGGTTCGGTACTCCAGAAGAGCACGGTTCCGGTCGTCTTTTCTCCACTCCCCTCCCATCGAGGCGGTGGTGAACCCGCCATTCCCGGTATCGAAGAGGGCCTCCCCCGAAATTCTCCAGTGCAAAGCGGGGACGACGTGAAACCGCGCGAAGAGGTCCGAAGACCGGGAGTTCCTCCGTCCCGTCCGGCCGGCGGCCAGGTCGATCTCGTCCTGCAGGACCCGCACGTACGGGGAAAGGGGATCGACGTACGGGGAACCGGTCTCCTTGCGGTCCCCCGTCTCGAGGGCCCAGGAAAGTTCGAGGACCGCGATTTCCGAAGGGGCGCCCTCGTCGACGCGAAGCAGACGCTGGTACAGCGAGAAAAGGAACTGCCGT
This window contains:
- the rfbD gene encoding dTDP-4-dehydrorhamnose reductase, producing the protein MLITGANGLLGRDIVRSFSGEYEILATDREECDVARAEECMRVIGGFAPHVVVHCAAYTAVDRAEAEEEAAFALNAGGTRNVALACRAHGALLVTFGTDYVFDGTSDRPYEESDPPGPLSAYGRSKLAAEEALREVAPGSLLLRTQWLFGAHGGNFLLSILERAGRGEELAVVSDQKGSPTYTRDLSDAVKRLLDAGARGTFHFSNEGETTFFDYASFLLAHAGKREARLSPLSTSDLSRETYPAPRPLYAVLSKKKYREATGVAPRRWEDAVLDFLRTERQKEEGS